The following are from one region of the Rhodopirellula sp. P2 genome:
- the cysS gene encoding cysteine--tRNA ligase, with translation MSMTAADPTSSVASPSSSQPAIRVYNTLSKTKEPFLPLRAPRVGMYLCGPTVYAESHIGHMVGPVIFDTIKRYLTYSGFEVTWVVNITDVDDKLIKKSKERGIPMSQIAVEMTADYLANLRELGVNQIDHLPRATDHMPQIIAFIGSLESKGFAYAIDGDVFFDVTKDPGYGQLSNRSVEDQQGEGGGAAAKKRNPGDFALWKSARPGEPYWESPWGDGRPGWHIECSAMSHEILGETFDIHGGGLDLMFPHHENERAQSTCCHGAPMVKYWMHNGLMRAGEKGKVGGKSDRENAAAEAASVEEQASGKISRSKGAGGLADLIRSQTGERIRFFLLRTQYRSTIVYNEETLAEAGTSLEAFYRYFDRFEEITGHSFYDLTAATRRAEGDFDPAGDALLTEIHAIREKFLAAMDDDFNTGAAISVLFDALRTLNRHVDANQLAAGADVKSPAVESLVKATSVIAELSRVLGLFAKPPATSGGDEADAELLDSVVHLLINLRKEARERKDYATGDAIRDRLADLGVALLDKKEGTSWERKS, from the coding sequence ATGAGCATGACCGCCGCTGACCCGACCTCATCGGTCGCCTCCCCTTCTTCCTCCCAACCCGCCATTCGTGTTTACAACACACTGAGCAAAACCAAGGAGCCGTTTTTGCCGCTGCGTGCTCCGCGTGTGGGCATGTATCTGTGCGGGCCGACGGTTTACGCCGAGTCTCACATCGGGCACATGGTTGGCCCGGTCATCTTTGACACGATCAAACGCTACCTGACTTACAGCGGGTTCGAAGTGACGTGGGTGGTCAACATCACCGATGTCGACGACAAACTGATCAAGAAATCCAAAGAACGGGGCATCCCGATGAGCCAAATCGCGGTGGAGATGACCGCGGACTACCTGGCCAACCTCCGGGAACTGGGCGTCAACCAGATCGACCATCTGCCGCGTGCAACCGACCACATGCCACAGATCATCGCGTTCATTGGATCGCTGGAATCGAAAGGCTTTGCCTACGCGATTGACGGCGACGTGTTCTTCGACGTGACCAAGGACCCTGGTTACGGGCAACTGTCCAATCGCTCGGTCGAAGACCAACAGGGCGAAGGCGGTGGCGCGGCAGCGAAGAAACGCAACCCTGGCGACTTTGCATTGTGGAAATCCGCCCGCCCAGGCGAACCGTACTGGGAAAGCCCTTGGGGCGATGGTCGACCAGGATGGCACATCGAGTGTTCTGCGATGAGCCATGAAATCCTGGGCGAGACCTTCGATATCCACGGCGGCGGGTTGGACCTGATGTTCCCGCACCATGAAAACGAGCGAGCGCAAAGCACGTGCTGCCACGGCGCACCGATGGTGAAGTACTGGATGCACAACGGCTTGATGCGAGCCGGCGAGAAAGGCAAGGTTGGAGGCAAGAGCGATCGCGAAAACGCGGCGGCCGAAGCAGCCAGCGTGGAAGAACAAGCCTCGGGAAAAATCAGCCGCAGCAAAGGCGCCGGCGGCTTGGCCGATTTGATTCGCAGCCAGACCGGTGAACGCATCCGGTTCTTCTTGTTGCGAACTCAATATCGCAGCACGATCGTTTACAACGAAGAAACCTTGGCCGAAGCCGGCACCTCACTGGAAGCGTTCTACCGTTACTTCGATCGCTTCGAAGAGATCACTGGCCACTCGTTTTACGACCTGACCGCGGCGACGCGGCGTGCCGAAGGCGACTTCGATCCAGCCGGCGACGCGTTGCTGACCGAGATCCACGCGATCCGAGAAAAATTCTTGGCCGCAATGGACGACGACTTCAACACGGGCGCTGCAATCAGCGTGCTGTTCGACGCGCTGCGGACCCTCAACCGGCACGTCGACGCCAACCAACTGGCCGCCGGTGCCGATGTCAAATCGCCTGCCGTGGAATCGCTGGTCAAAGCCACCTCTGTCATCGCAGAATTGTCACGTGTGCTGGGTTTGTTTGCCAAACCTCCGGCCACCTCCGGTGGCGACGAAGCGGATGCAGAACTCCTTGATTCGGTGGTGCATTTGTTGATCAACCTTCGCAAGGAAGCTCGCGAGCGAAAGGATTACGCCACCGGCGATGCAATCCGAGATCGATTGGCTGATCTTGGCGTCGCCTTGCTCGACAAGAAAGAAGGCACCTCTTGGGAACGCAAGTCGTAA
- a CDS encoding cold-shock protein, whose product MAEGTIKRLTDKGFGFIDTGGPKDLFFHCTNVEGASYDELQEGQKVTYTEGRGPKGPCAENVTPA is encoded by the coding sequence ATGGCAGAAGGTACAATCAAACGGCTCACCGACAAAGGCTTCGGTTTTATCGACACTGGAGGGCCGAAAGACTTGTTCTTCCACTGCACGAATGTCGAAGGCGCGAGTTACGACGAACTGCAAGAAGGTCAAAAAGTCACTTACACTGAAGGTCGTGGTCCCAAAGGACCTTGTGCCGAAAACGTGACTCCTGCCTGA
- the flgN gene encoding flagellar export chaperone FlgN, translated as MEATIDRRFALLELLLELTVQQEAAISEGHMNELMRVLSQKQRAVEQLVQASEQLKNERTERGDSPPVSDEHRQRNAKCDEMHRELMAREQASEKMLSDNRDDVASQLQQNDGAKRAAKGYDQTNRGASSGGSTLDLSQ; from the coding sequence ATGGAAGCCACCATCGATCGTCGGTTTGCATTGTTGGAATTGCTGTTGGAGCTGACCGTTCAGCAGGAAGCGGCCATCTCCGAAGGCCACATGAATGAGCTGATGCGAGTGCTGAGCCAAAAGCAGCGTGCCGTGGAGCAACTCGTGCAGGCGTCCGAGCAACTCAAAAATGAGCGGACCGAACGCGGCGACTCGCCACCAGTGTCAGACGAACACCGGCAACGAAACGCGAAGTGCGATGAAATGCATCGCGAACTGATGGCGCGTGAGCAGGCCAGCGAAAAAATGCTAAGCGACAACCGCGACGACGTTGCGTCGCAGCTGCAGCAAAATGACGGGGCTAAACGAGCTGCCAAGGGCTACGACCAAACGAACCGCGGGGCGTCGTCGGGGGGAAGCACTCTGGACCTGTCGCAGTAG
- a CDS encoding tetratricopeptide repeat protein, giving the protein MAKPDETDTQDANPPSSRSKTTVASLAFVTMFTMVGFAYMFSIVAGGREIDAPQTLNLASAQYVAGNVIVAGDLAARAKLNEKNEDERKLYPMQQFLIGAGTYARANQAVSLRDRQEQMEKALPYLQRAHSLGFPEGRDAEGHQMLGGTLNAIGRHEQAAKHLKQAVDIDLTLRGELLPLLARSLASSISAKPDEALRTIVAHLNESGLDNRRRSEAEILRIELLNQLRRHDDALPVIARVEEDIAEDLALQKPWAMQLQDQLSLQRGVARVGRIIDTLPNSISAKIIAGIPIVADRALPEDSQAELKDVIRVLDQLQREADPKVAGSARLLVAQSYLLLNDPDLALARLTQTRQQRPFDARGLEGGISEMELLASRAMGDDVVQTARYLVREIGQSQYLDFPEIARESVTQRIIDAIAMLRGAGQYSPAADTATVTAPVLGLASSYSQAGMAYRDWGEATLEAGMGPGGELSREASELARERFRSAGDAYAAAAKEQFDTDEYVSTLWLAIESYQKGRHFSRSAALLEDYLRYEDRGRIPRALVAHGRALLADGNPKAAIASLQTCIIEYERDPMRYDARLLAAQAAADLGDRQRAREWLEANLNDGQLTPQSPAWRDSLLTLGEMLFAESLSQTLKARELDRDKRIEALRETRPTLEQAMRRLDEAVQRYWPEPRTQTAAYSLARGHLLATELPEIELTSTELQDTARRGLSQKANSRRQAALDQFAMLANYLQNQQRDSDLSDKQRALLRNALIGQADTLRDMNRFAEAADAYRDMALRYMNEPASLEAFLGQSQMMRKIGRVREADLLIRQADVVLSRIGAQWDDEFDQVTRYDRAGWERYLAWMVERLDQGAQLTNQSAP; this is encoded by the coding sequence GTGGCTAAACCTGACGAAACCGATACACAAGACGCGAATCCGCCAAGCAGCCGGTCCAAGACCACGGTTGCCTCGCTGGCGTTCGTGACGATGTTCACGATGGTCGGCTTCGCCTACATGTTCTCAATTGTGGCGGGCGGGCGAGAGATCGATGCCCCGCAAACGCTGAACCTCGCATCCGCCCAATACGTCGCCGGAAATGTCATCGTGGCCGGCGATCTGGCGGCGCGTGCCAAGTTGAACGAAAAGAACGAAGACGAAAGAAAGCTGTACCCGATGCAGCAATTTCTGATCGGCGCGGGAACCTACGCGCGAGCCAACCAAGCGGTTTCGCTTCGGGATCGCCAAGAACAAATGGAGAAGGCACTGCCCTACTTGCAGCGAGCCCATTCCCTGGGCTTCCCCGAAGGGCGAGACGCCGAGGGACACCAAATGCTGGGCGGAACCCTGAACGCGATCGGGCGTCATGAGCAAGCTGCCAAGCACTTGAAGCAAGCCGTTGACATTGACCTGACCTTGCGTGGGGAACTGCTGCCCTTGCTCGCCCGTTCACTGGCGTCCTCCATCTCAGCCAAACCCGACGAAGCCTTGCGGACCATTGTCGCTCACCTGAATGAATCCGGGCTGGACAATCGCCGCCGAAGCGAAGCCGAGATCCTACGGATTGAACTCCTCAATCAACTCAGACGACACGACGACGCACTCCCCGTGATCGCTCGCGTGGAAGAAGACATCGCAGAAGACCTTGCATTGCAAAAGCCGTGGGCGATGCAATTGCAGGATCAACTGAGCCTGCAACGTGGAGTGGCTCGAGTCGGCCGGATCATCGACACCCTCCCGAACTCAATCTCCGCGAAAATCATCGCGGGAATTCCAATCGTGGCTGACCGAGCCCTGCCGGAAGATTCCCAAGCCGAGCTCAAAGACGTGATTCGCGTGTTGGATCAACTGCAACGCGAAGCCGACCCCAAGGTCGCCGGCAGCGCACGCCTGTTGGTGGCACAATCCTACCTGCTGCTCAACGATCCCGATCTGGCACTCGCACGACTCACTCAAACTCGGCAGCAACGCCCCTTCGACGCCCGCGGCCTGGAGGGCGGCATCTCAGAGATGGAATTGCTAGCCAGTCGCGCGATGGGCGATGACGTGGTGCAAACCGCGCGGTACCTGGTGCGAGAAATCGGCCAGAGCCAATACCTGGACTTCCCTGAGATAGCGAGGGAAAGCGTCACCCAACGAATCATTGATGCCATCGCGATGCTGAGAGGTGCAGGCCAATACTCACCAGCGGCCGACACCGCGACCGTCACCGCTCCGGTGCTGGGACTGGCAAGTTCCTACAGCCAAGCCGGGATGGCCTACCGGGATTGGGGCGAAGCCACACTGGAAGCCGGCATGGGACCGGGCGGAGAACTTTCTCGAGAGGCATCGGAACTGGCTCGCGAACGTTTTCGCAGCGCGGGAGACGCCTACGCCGCTGCCGCGAAGGAACAATTTGACACCGACGAATACGTCTCGACCCTGTGGCTGGCAATCGAGTCCTACCAGAAGGGCCGGCACTTTTCACGCAGCGCCGCGTTGCTCGAAGACTACTTGCGATACGAAGACCGTGGACGAATCCCACGCGCCCTGGTCGCCCACGGACGTGCGCTCCTGGCGGACGGCAATCCCAAAGCCGCAATCGCATCGCTGCAGACCTGCATCATCGAATACGAACGCGACCCGATGCGGTACGACGCTCGGCTGCTGGCCGCTCAAGCTGCCGCGGACCTGGGTGACCGACAACGAGCAAGAGAATGGCTGGAAGCGAACCTCAACGATGGGCAGCTGACGCCACAAAGCCCGGCCTGGCGAGATTCCTTGTTGACGCTCGGCGAAATGCTATTCGCAGAAAGCCTGTCACAAACACTGAAAGCTCGTGAACTGGACCGGGACAAACGGATCGAAGCACTGCGAGAGACTCGCCCCACACTGGAACAGGCGATGCGGCGACTGGACGAAGCGGTCCAACGATACTGGCCCGAACCACGAACCCAAACGGCCGCCTACTCACTCGCCCGCGGGCACTTGCTCGCAACAGAACTGCCGGAGATTGAACTGACATCAACGGAGCTTCAAGACACCGCCAGGCGGGGGCTGAGCCAAAAGGCGAACTCTCGCCGACAAGCGGCGCTCGACCAGTTTGCGATGCTGGCGAACTACCTGCAGAACCAGCAGCGAGACAGCGACCTGAGCGACAAGCAACGGGCCCTGCTTCGCAATGCACTGATTGGCCAAGCAGACACACTGCGGGACATGAACCGGTTCGCCGAGGCAGCCGACGCCTACCGCGACATGGCACTTCGATACATGAACGAACCGGCGTCGCTGGAAGCCTTCCTGGGGCAGTCACAAATGATGCGAAAGATTGGGCGAGTTCGCGAAGCGGACCTGTTGATTCGCCAAGCGGATGTGGTTCTCAGCCGAATTGGTGCCCAGTGGGACGACGAATTCGACCAGGTCACGCGTTACGACCGAGCGGGCTGGGAACGCTACCTGGCGTGGATGGTTGAACGACTCGACCAAGGCGCTCAGTTGACCAACCAATCAGCCCCCTAA
- a CDS encoding DUF1559 domain-containing protein, with protein MRIASRKIHPGFTLVELLVVIAIIGVLVGLLLPAVQAAREAARRMSCSNNFKQIGLAMHNYHSAYKQLPEHQGGTHGTGTNAWSAATGNNRLDLSCLVGLTPFFEQQGLWEQISNPYQVTEGTSGIGNIYAPMGPWPGRPLNAATNAAGGFYGPWMTSLPMLRCPSDPGVGLPGQGRTNYGPSLGDSTDTTWGGYRNRTNGVATTNSSYQSRVRASQRGFFRNQQKSAFRDILDGLSNTIAFGEIVTDLGDNDTRTKAVDAAVNLLNIGGNTSCEQFVDPERPQFWLSSAPKVGSSEQTRGMKWAYGSPVSQQVFTILTPNSPLCINNTNIVSIATCPMGSRHQGGCHVLMGDGAVKFITDSIDAGNANRGQVGAHAQHNDPESVPGAESPYGLWGALGTRSSKEIISGEF; from the coding sequence ATGCGAATTGCGTCTCGGAAGATCCACCCTGGTTTCACCTTGGTAGAGTTGTTGGTTGTCATCGCCATCATTGGTGTTCTTGTTGGGCTGCTCTTGCCCGCCGTTCAGGCTGCTCGGGAAGCAGCCCGGCGAATGAGTTGCAGCAATAACTTCAAGCAAATCGGCTTGGCGATGCACAACTACCACTCGGCTTACAAGCAACTTCCCGAACATCAAGGTGGAACCCACGGCACAGGGACGAACGCCTGGTCGGCAGCAACCGGGAACAACCGCTTGGACCTGTCTTGCTTGGTCGGTTTGACACCCTTCTTCGAACAACAAGGTTTGTGGGAACAGATCAGCAACCCATACCAAGTGACTGAAGGCACCTCGGGCATTGGCAACATCTACGCCCCGATGGGACCTTGGCCTGGCCGTCCACTCAACGCGGCAACCAATGCAGCGGGTGGCTTTTATGGGCCATGGATGACCAGCCTTCCGATGCTTCGTTGCCCCAGCGATCCCGGCGTCGGATTGCCTGGACAAGGGCGGACAAACTACGGTCCCAGCCTCGGTGATTCCACCGACACGACTTGGGGCGGTTACCGCAACCGAACCAACGGCGTTGCAACGACCAACTCGTCTTACCAGTCTCGCGTCCGCGCTTCACAGCGTGGGTTCTTCCGCAACCAACAAAAGAGCGCCTTTCGCGATATCTTGGATGGTCTCTCAAACACCATTGCCTTTGGTGAAATCGTGACCGACTTGGGTGACAACGACACACGAACCAAAGCGGTTGATGCGGCGGTCAATCTGCTCAACATCGGCGGCAACACTTCGTGCGAGCAATTTGTTGATCCTGAACGCCCCCAGTTTTGGCTCAGTTCCGCACCCAAGGTTGGTAGCAGCGAGCAAACACGGGGGATGAAGTGGGCCTATGGCAGTCCTGTTAGCCAGCAAGTCTTCACGATCCTGACGCCCAACTCACCGTTGTGCATCAACAACACCAACATTGTTTCGATCGCGACATGCCCCATGGGAAGTCGCCACCAAGGTGGATGCCACGTGTTGATGGGAGACGGTGCTGTCAAATTCATCACGGACTCAATCGATGCTGGCAACGCGAACCGCGGTCAAGTCGGCGCACACGCCCAGCACAATGATCCAGAATCCGTTCCCGGAGCGGAAAGCCCCTACGGTTTGTGGGGTGCACTCGGCACTCGCAGTTCCAAAGAAATCATCTCAGGAGAATTTTGA